In Pyrus communis chromosome 1, drPyrComm1.1, whole genome shotgun sequence, the following are encoded in one genomic region:
- the LOC137715864 gene encoding sugar transporter ERD6-like 6, whose amino-acid sequence MSFREDSEEGRGDMRKPFLHTGSWYRMGSRQSSMMGSSQVIRDSSISVVACVMIVALGPIQFGFTTGYSSPTQSAIIKDLKLTVSEYSLFGSLSNVGAMVGAIASGQISEYIGRKGSLMIAAIPNVIGWLAISFAKDSSFLYMGRLLEGFGVGIISYTVPVYIAEIAPQNLRGALGSVNQLSVTIGIMLAYMLGLFVQWRILAVLGILPCTILIPGLFFIPESPRWLAKMGMTEDFEASLQVLRGFDTDISVEVSEIKRSVTSTSRRTTIRFAQLKQRRYWLPLMIGIGLLVLQQLSGINGVLFYSTTIFESAGISSGNVATVGLGAVQVIATGVTTWLADKAGRRLLLLISSAGMTIFLLIVAIAFYIKDLVDIDSNVHSILGIISVVGVVAMVISFSLGMGAIPWLIMSEILPINIKGLAGSIATLANWFVSWVVTMTANLLLEWSGGGTFTIYMLVSAFAVVFVYIWVPETKGRTLEEIQWSFR is encoded by the exons atgagtttcCGGGAAGACAGTGAAGAGGGGAGGGGCGATATGCGGAAGCCCTTCCTCCACACTGGAAGTTGGTACCGCATGGGTTCCAGGCAATCCAGTATGATGGGCTCGTCGCAGGTGATTCGAGATAGCTCCATTTCTGTGGTCGCTTGTGTCATGATTGTCGCTCTGGGTCCTATCCAATTCGGCTTCACC aCTGGCTATTCTTCTCCGACCCAATCAGCAATCATCAAGGATCTAAAACTTACAGTATCAGAG TATTCGCTTTTTGGTTCTTTGTCGAATGTGGGAGCTATGGTTGGAGCTATAGCCAGCGGTCAGATTTCTGAGTATATTGGACGCAAAGGG TCTTTAATGATCGCGGCTATTCCTAATGTTATCGGTTGGCTTGCCATATCATTTGCCAAA GATTCTTCTTTTCTCTACATGGGAAGGTTGTTGGAAGGATTTGGCGTGGGAATAATCTCCTACACG GTGCCTGTATATATAGCTGAGATAGCACCTCAAAACTTAAGAGGCGCTTTGGGTTCAGTCAATCAG CTCTCTGTAACGATTGGAATAATGCTGGCTTATATGCTTGGACTTTTTGTTCAATGGAGGATACTTGCAGTTCTGG GAATATTGCCTTGTACGATATTGATACCTGGGCTCTTTTTCATTCCAGAATCTCCTCGATGGCTG GCAAAAATGGGCATGACAGAGGATTTTGAAGCTTCTCTGCAAGTTCTCCGAGGATTTGATACAGATATTTCGGTTGAAGTCAGTGAAATCAAG AGGTCTGTAACATCAACATCCAGAAGAACAACAATTCGGTTTGCACAGCTTAAACAAAGAAGATATTGGCTTCCTCTAATG ATTGGAATTGGTTTACTTGTTCTTCAACAACTAAGTGGAATTAATGGTGTTCTATTCTATTCCACTACCATTTTTGAATCTGCGG GGATTTCGTCAGGTAATGTAGCCACAGTTGGTCTCGGTGCTGTTCAG GTCATAGCGACTGGGGTGACTACATGGTTGGCAGACAAAGCAGGCCGTCGTCTTTTGCTTCTT ATCTCTTCTGCTGGAATGACGATTTTCCTCCTCATTGTTGCGATAGCATTCTACATAAAG GATCTTGTGGACATTGATTCAAATGTTCACAGCATATTGGGCATCATATCAGTGGTTGGAGTTGTG GCCATGGTAATTTCATTCTCTCTGGGTATGGGAGCTATCCCATGGCTTATAATGTCTGAG ATTCTGCCAATTAATATAAAAGGCCTTGCTGGAAGCATAGCAACACTTGCCAATTGGTTCGTATCCTGGGTGGTCACAATGACGGCAAACTTGCTACTGGAATGGAGCGGTGGAG GAACCTTCACCATTTACATGCTGGTGAGTGCTTTCGCCGTTGTATTTGTTTACATTTGGGTTCCGGAGACAAAGGGAAGAACTCTGGAAGAGATTCAATGGTCCTTCAGATAA
- the LOC137715854 gene encoding 3-ketoacyl-CoA synthase 4, with protein MDPGGATDVTTAPGGDGQVGVQIHQNRRLPDFLQSVNLKYVKLGYHYLISNLLTLCFIPLIIVTLIEASQMDIYDIQQLWLHLQYNLVSVIICSAVLVFGLTVYIMTRPRPVYLVDYACYRPPDHLKAPYQRFMEHSRLTQDFDDSSLEFQRKILERSGLGEETYVPEAMHYIPPRPSMAAARDEAEQVMYGALDNLFANTHVKPKDIGILVVNCSLFNPTPSLSAMIVNKYKLRGNIRSFNLGGMGCSAGVIAVDLAKDLLQIHRNTYAVVVSTENITQNWYFGNKKSMLIPNCLFRVGGSAVLLSNKSVDRRRAKYKLVHVVRTHRGADDKAFRCVYQEQDDKGKTGVSLSKDLMAIAGGTLKTNITTLGPIVLPISEQLLFFSSIVVNKLFKSNVKPYIPDFKLAFDHFCIHAGGRAVIDELEKNLQLLPIHVEASRMTLHRFGNTSSSSIWYELAYMEAKGRMRKGNRVWQIAFGSGFKCNSAVWEALRNVKPSRNGPWEDCIDKYPVKVVS; from the coding sequence ATGGACCCAGGCGGCGCAACCGATGTCACCACCGCGCCGGGAGGAGACGGTCAGGTCGGGGTCCAGATCCACCAAAACCGACGGCTTCCCGATTTCCTCCAGAGCGTTAATCTCAAGTACGTGAAATTAGGGtaccattacttgatctctaatcTCTTAACCCTCTGCTTCATCCCGTTGATTATCGTAACCCTAATCGAAGCCTCCCAAATGGACATTTACGACATTCAACAACTCTGGCTCCACCTCCAGTACAATCTCGTCTCCGTCATCATCTGCTCCGCCGTCCTCGTCTTCGGGTTGACCGTCTACATCATGACCCGACCCAGACCCGTTTACTTGGTCGATTACGCCTGCTACCGCCCGCCCGATCACCTCAAGGCCCCTTACCAGCGCTTCATGGAGCACTCCCGCCTCACCCAGGACTTCGACGACTCGTCGCTAGAGTTCCAGCGCAAGATTCTCGAGCGGTCCGGCCTCGGCGAGGAGACTTATGTCCCGGAGGCGATGCATTACATCCCTCCCCGGCCTTCGATGGCCGCCGCCAGGGATGAGGCGGAGCAGGTGATGTATGGTGCTTTGGACAATCTGTTCGCCAATACCCATGTGAAGCCGAAGGACATTGGGATTCTCGTTGTGAATTGCAGCTTGTTTAATCCGACGCCGTCGCTTTCCGCCATGATTGTTAATAAATACAAATTGAGGGGTAATATTAGGAGTTTCAATTTGGGGGGAATGGGTTGCAGTGCTGGGGTCATAGCTGTTGATCTTGCTAAGGACTTGTTGCAAATCCATAGGAACACTTATGCGGTTGTTGTTAGCACTGAGAACATTACTCAGAATTGGTATTTTGGGAATAAGAAGTCTATGTTGATACCCAATTGCTTGTTTCGGGTTGGGGGTTCTGCAGTTTTGCTTTCCAACAAGTCCGTGGATAGGAGACGGGCTAAGTACAAGCTTGTTCATGTCGTGAGGACACATCGTGGCGCGGATGATAAAGCTTTTCGTTGTGTTTACCAGGAGCAGGATGATAAGGGGAAGACTGGTGTGTCCTTGTCCAAAGATTTGATGGCAATTGCCGGTGGGACGCTTAAGACCAACATCACCACTTTGGGACCTATTGTGCTTCCGATAAGCGAGcagcttcttttcttttcttcaattgTGGTTAACAAGCTGTTCAAGTCGAATGTCAAGCCTTATATCCCGGATTTCAAGCTGGCGTTTGATCATTTTTGCATACATGCCGGGGGAAGGGCTGTGATTGATGAGCTGGAGAAGAACCTGCAGTTGCTGCCTATACATGTGGAGGCTTCTCGGATGACTCTACACCGGTTTGGGAATACTTCGTCGAGCTCCATTTGGTATGAACTGGCGTATATGGAGGCCAAGGGGAGGATGCGCAAGGGCAACCGTGTCTGGCAGATTGCCTTTGGAAGTGGTTTTAAATGTAACAGTGCGGTCTGGGAGGCGCTTCGGAATGTGAAGCCATCTCGTAATGGTCCTTGGGAAGACTGCATTGACAAGTATCCTGTGAAAGTAGTTTCCTAG
- the LOC137743187 gene encoding uncharacterized protein isoform X2, with product MEADSSSFKIILGSASIARRKILAEMGYEFTVMTADIDEKSIRTEKPEELVLVLAKAKADAIVSKLQSINNQEKDAEPTIVIAADTVVVYEGVIREKPSSKEEARQFLKDYSGGHAATVGSVHVTNLKTGFSKGEWDRVEIYFHKIPDEVIEKLIEEGIVLKVAGGLIIEHPLILPFVKEVVGTTDSVMGLPIDLTRRLLKEAV from the exons ATGGAAGCCGATTCATCTTCTTTCAAG ATAATCTTGGGATCGGCTTCGATAGCACGTCGAAAAATATTGGCTGAAATGGGATATGAATTCACAGTCATG ACTGCAGACATTGACGAAAAATCCATCCGAACGGAAAAACCAGAGGAGTTGGTTTTGGTTCTTGCCAAGGCAAAG GCCGATGCTATCGTATCAAAGTTGCAAAGTATCAATAATCAAGAAAAGGATGCTGAGCCCACGATTGTGATTGCGGCAGACACA GTGGTGGTCTATGAAGGTGTGATTCGGGAAAAACCATCCAGCAAGGAAGAAGCACGGCAATTTTTGAAAG ACTATTCTGGAGGGCATGCAGCAACAGTGGGATCTGTACATGTTACAAACCTTAAAACGGGATTCAGTAAAGGAGAATGGGATCGAGTGGAG ATTTATTTCCATAAAATACCAGATGAAGTCATTGAGAAGCTG ATTGAGGAGGGGATAGTGCTCAAAGTAGCAGGGGGACTCATAATAGAACATCCTCTAATACTTCCTTTTGTTAAAGAAGTG GTAGGGACAACCGATAGCGTGATGGGACTTCCCATAGATCTCACAAGGAGACTCCTGAAAGAGGCCGTCTAG
- the LOC137743187 gene encoding uncharacterized protein isoform X1, whose amino-acid sequence MEADSSSFKIILGSASIARRKILAEMGYEFTVMTADIDEKSIRTEKPEELVLVLAKAKADAIVSKLQSINNQEKDAEPTIVIAADTAEAISQRLPVGDYIKDAEPTLLITSDQVVVYEGVIREKPSSKEEARQFLKDYSGGHAATVGSVHVTNLKTGFSKGEWDRVEIYFHKIPDEVIEKLIEEGIVLKVAGGLIIEHPLILPFVKEVVGTTDSVMGLPIDLTRRLLKEAV is encoded by the exons ATGGAAGCCGATTCATCTTCTTTCAAG ATAATCTTGGGATCGGCTTCGATAGCACGTCGAAAAATATTGGCTGAAATGGGATATGAATTCACAGTCATG ACTGCAGACATTGACGAAAAATCCATCCGAACGGAAAAACCAGAGGAGTTGGTTTTGGTTCTTGCCAAGGCAAAG GCCGATGCTATCGTATCAAAGTTGCAAAGTATCAATAATCAAGAAAAGGATGCTGAGCCCACGATTGTGATTGCGGCAGACACA GCAGAAGCCATTTCACAAAGGCTCCCAGTTGGTGACTACATAAAGGATGCCGAACCAACGCTATTAATTACTTCTGATCAA GTGGTGGTCTATGAAGGTGTGATTCGGGAAAAACCATCCAGCAAGGAAGAAGCACGGCAATTTTTGAAAG ACTATTCTGGAGGGCATGCAGCAACAGTGGGATCTGTACATGTTACAAACCTTAAAACGGGATTCAGTAAAGGAGAATGGGATCGAGTGGAG ATTTATTTCCATAAAATACCAGATGAAGTCATTGAGAAGCTG ATTGAGGAGGGGATAGTGCTCAAAGTAGCAGGGGGACTCATAATAGAACATCCTCTAATACTTCCTTTTGTTAAAGAAGTG GTAGGGACAACCGATAGCGTGATGGGACTTCCCATAGATCTCACAAGGAGACTCCTGAAAGAGGCCGTCTAG
- the LOC137745938 gene encoding DEAD-box ATP-dependent RNA helicase 32-like: MRKLKSKKYRIKKKLSEELQEIELLKSWIESQQPERGSNPMSLPDLPSDTPLGCVGNPNLFSRYAGATRFEQLPISKKTKDALRQSKYVVMTDIQRAALPHALCGRDVRGASKTGSGKTLAFVIPLLEKLYRERWCRDDGVGVIVLSPTRELAIQTFLVLNSIGRHHDFSAGLLIGGRKGVKEEKERANKLNILVCTPGRLLQHMNETEHFFCSQLQVLVLDEADRMLSDASFKPAVELIIKDLPKDRQIFLFSATHPKDVKDLATLCLKDPEFISVHEKSLTATPTNLQQTYIIVPLHRKLDMLWGFIRSNLKSRILVFLSTRKQVEFVYKAFAKLRPGIPLKRIHGKRKQEERMETVSQFSKNPIVLFSTDVASRGLDFDQAVDWVVQVDCPEDVASYIHRVGRTARFDSVGRSLLFLMPSEEKMLDKLQAAKIPIREKKPNKDLVQSLSKLLASKIVQDPDLLRGVANRAVITYVKSVKKQKDKEIFDVKELPIDEFSKSIGLPFPPRMRFLNNEINNSSKKVSELSPIVEPENLDKDNELELLPKEELDISDSGEEDGEKDPFHTNDTANAADWEGRKIEHTMSPSTLSTWVSKKKKKLKINIHRPVGTRVVFDDEGNSLPPLARLADINNARAPLDQIQGKKTEYYKKLREGLKKEDKDDKAQYRNRRREKRLKNKMKWKRGNADEKEEDVSDSEGEAYANRPHKRSKIYFGSDHDDGEIKEKSKDKLGFIADSISLAEQEAVALKVLSAMHSLW; this comes from the exons ATGAGAAAactcaaatcaaagaaatatcGTATCAAAAAGAAACTCTCGGAGGAGCTCCAAGAAATCGAGCTTCTGAAATCGTGGATCGAATCCCAGCAACCCGAACGCGGCTCCAACCCCATGTCTCTTCCCGATTTGCCCTCAGACACCCCTCTCGGTTGTGTCGGCAACCCCAACCTCTTTTCGCGGTACGCCGGCGCCACTAGGTTCGAGCAGCTGCCCATCTCCAAGAAGACTAAGGACGCCTTACGCCAATCCAAGTATGTTGTCATGACCGATATTCAGAGGGCCGCTTTGCCCCATGCCCTATGCGGCAGAGATGTTCGCGGTGCCTCCAAGACTGGATCCGGGAAGACCCTAGCTTTCGTTATACCG CTTTTGGAAAAATTGTATAGAGAGAGATGGTGTCGTGACGATGGTGTGGGTGTTATCGTACTATCTCCAACAAGGGAATTAGCCATTCAAACTTTTCTTGTGTTGAATTCAATTGGGAGGCACCATGATTTTAGTGCTGGTCTTCTAATCGGGGGTCGAAAAGGAGTCAAAGAAGAGAAGGAGCGTGCAAATAAGCTCAACATATTGGTTTGCACGCCTGGCCGGCTTCTTCAGCACATGAATGAGACTGAACATTTTTTCTGTTCACAGCTTCAG GTTTTGGTCCTTGATGAGGCAGATCGTATGCTCAGTGATGCAAGTTTTAAGCCGGCAGTGGAGTTAATCATTAAAGATCTACCTAAGGACAGGcaaatttttctcttttcagCAACTCATCCAAAAGATGTTAAGGATCTTGCAACTCTCTGTTTGAAAGATCCAGAGTTCATCAGTGTGCATGAGAAGTCTTTGACAGCCACTCCTACTAATTTGCAGCAAACATATATCATCGTTCCTCTTCACCGAAAGTTAGACATGTTGTGGGGCTTCATAAGAAGTAACTTAAAATCTAGGATTCTAGTGTTTCTATCAACCAGAAAACAG gTAGAATTTGTATACAAAGCATTTGCAAAACTCCGACCCGGAATACCTCTGAAGCGTATTCATGGTAAGAGGAAGCAAGAGGAAAGAATGGAAACAGTCTCACAGTTTAGTAAGAACCCTATAGTTCTTTTTTCGACTGATGTGGCTTCAAGAGGCCTTGACTTCGACCAGGCAGTTGACTGGGTTGTTCAG GTGGATTGTCCAGAAGATGTTGCATCTTACATACACCGAGTTGGTCGAACTGCTCGCTTTGATTCTGTAGGGAGATCGCTTTTATTTCTGATGCCGTCTGAAGAAAAAATGCTTGATAAACTACAAGCAGCAAAAATACCCATTCGGGAAAAAAAG CCTAACAAGGACCTTGTGCAATCACTGTCTAAATTGTTGGCATCTAAGATAGTCCAGGACCCTGATCTACTACGTGGTGTGGCTAATAGGGCCGTTATCACATATGTAAAGTCTGTTAAAAAACAGAAGGACAAAGAGATTTTCGACGTTAAAGAATTACCAATTGATGAGTTTTCCAAATCGATAGGTCTACCGTTCCCACCCAGAATGCGTTTTCTAAACAACGAAATCAATAATTCCTCTAAGAAAGTGTCCGAACTATCTCCCATTGTTGAACCAGAAAATTTGGACAAGGACAATGAATTGGAGCTGCTTCCTAAGGAGGAACTTGATATCAGTGATTCTGGTGAAGAAGATGGGGAGAAAGATCCTTTTCATACAAATGATACAGCAAATGCCGCAGACTGGGAAGGAAGAAAAATCGAACATACTAT GTCGCCTTCTACATTGTCAACTTGGgtttcgaagaagaagaagaagttaaaAATCAATATCCATAGACCAGTGGGAACTAGAGTTGTCTTTGATGACGAAGGCAACTCACTACCGCCACTAGCAAGGCTGGCTGATATCAACAATGCCAGAGCTCCGCTTGACCAAATTCAAG GCAAGAAGACCGAATATTATAAGAAGCTCAGGGAAGGTCTGAAGAAGGAGGACAAGGATGACAAGGCTCAATACCGCAACCGCCGTCGTGAAAAACGCTTGAAGAATAAGATGAAGTGGAAGAGAGGAAACGCAGACGAGAAGGAGGAGGATGTTTCTGATTCAGAAGGAGAGGCATACGCAAATCGACCCCACAAAAGGTCAAAGATATATTTTGGCAGTGATCATGATGATGGTGAGATAAAAGAAA AAAGTAAGGATAAATTAGGGTTCATTGCTGACTCCATATCTTTGGCGGAACAAGAGGCTGTTGCTCTCAAAGTGTTGAGTGCCATGCACTCGTTGTGGTAG